A genomic region of Balaenoptera acutorostrata chromosome 4, mBalAcu1.1, whole genome shotgun sequence contains the following coding sequences:
- the LOC103010665 gene encoding LOW QUALITY PROTEIN: 5-hydroxytryptamine receptor 3C-like (The sequence of the model RefSeq protein was modified relative to this genomic sequence to represent the inferred CDS: inserted 1 base in 1 codon; deleted 1 base in 1 codon; substituted 1 base at 1 genomic stop codon) — MEEGWPARRGILLCFTISLLLQGRGDTFTINCSGLSQHGVDPAAFQAVFDRKAFCPVTNFSIPTHVNISFILSAILEVDAXLQLLTSFLWITMMWDNPFISWNPEEYVSNNKLTASSAENLWLPNIIIMQFVDVDRGPPGLTACVSSKGRIQYDRPMKVTSTCNLDIYFPFDQLNCTFTFSSLLYTVDSMLLGMDKELWVITDTSRNVILSQGEWQLLNIDKATPHXVDSNLYDQIVFSVTIRRRPSLYVINLLVPSSFLIAIDALSFYLPAESESYAPFKMTLLLGYNVFLLMTLNDLLPASGTPLISVYFALCLSLMVLRLLETIFITDLLHLATTQPPPRPRCLRSLLLHCTSPRKRCPAAPQKGNTGLGLSPAHLPGEGNQHCPREPVELVGKVPGPREAELNGCPGSARAQQEEDEAQKQHSVSLWLQLSHVTDTLLFRLRLLFPAPSVVTVIILWDT, encoded by the exons ATGGAAGAGGGGTGGCCTGCTAGGAGGGGAATCCTCTTGTGCTTCACTATCAGCCTCCTGCTTCAAG GAAGAGGTGACACTTTCACCATCAATTGCTCAGGACTCAGCCAGCATGGGGTGGATCCTGCTGCCTTTCAAGCAGTGTTTGACAGAAAGGCCTTCTGTCCAGTCACCAACTTCAGCATCCCCACTCATGTCAACATCTCCTTCATCCTGTCTGCCATCCTTGAAGTG GATGCATAGCTCCAGCTTCTGACATCATTCCTGTGGATTACTATG ATGTGGGACAATCCTTTCATCAGCTGGAACCCAGAAGAGTATGTCAGCAACAATAAGCTCACTGCATCATCAGCTGAGAACCTGTGGCTCCCAAACATCATCATCATGCAATT CGTGGATGTGGATCGGGGACCTCCAGGTCTCACCGCCTGTGTCAGCAGCAAAGGTCGAATACAGTATGACAGGCCAATGAAGGTGACCAGCACCTGTAATCTGGACATCTACTTTCCTTTTGACCAACTGAACTGCACGTTCACCTTCAGTTCCCTCCTCTACACAG TGGACAGCATGCTCCTGGGCATGGATAAGGAATTGTGGGTGATAACAGACACGTCTCGTAACGTCATTCTGAGCCAGGGGGAGTGGCAGCTCCTGAACATCGACAAGGCCACCCCAC TGGTGGACAGCAACCTATATGACCAGATCGTGTTCTCT GTGACCATCAGGCGCAGGCCCAGCCTCTACGTCATAAACCTCCTGGTGCCCAGTAGCTTTCTGATAGCCATCGACGCCCTCAGCTTCTACCTGCCGGCAGAAAGTGAGAGCTATGCCCCATTCAAGATGACACTCCTGCTGGGCTACAACGTCTTCCTGCTCATGACGTTGAATGACTTACTCCCTGCCAGTGGCACC CCCCTCATCA GTGTCTACTTTGCCCTGTGTCTGTCACTGATGGTGCTCCGCCTGCTGGAGACCATCTTCATCACCGACCTGCTGCACCTGGCCACCACCCAGCCTCCACCCAGGCCTCGCTGCCTCCGTTCCCTGCTTCTACACTGCACCAGCCCAAGGAAACGCTGCCCCGCTGCGCCCCAGAAGGGAAACACGGGCCTGggcctcagccctgcccacctgcctgggGAGGGAAATCAGCACTGCCCACGC GAGCCCGTGGAGTTGGTGGGGAAGGTGCCAGGTCCCAGAGAGGCAGAGCTAAATGGGTGCCCTGGGTCAGCGAGggcccagcaggaagaagacGAGGCTCAGAAGCAGCACTCGGTCAGCCTGTGGCTGCAGCTCAGCCACGTGACGGACACCCTGCTCTTCCGCCTCCGCCTGCTCTTCCCGGCCCCCTCCGTCGTCACGGTCATCATCCTCTGGGACACCTAG